A region from the Leguminivora glycinivorella isolate SPB_JAAS2020 chromosome 3, LegGlyc_1.1, whole genome shotgun sequence genome encodes:
- the LOC125242688 gene encoding uncharacterized protein LOC125242688 isoform X1: protein MTRSSYRPLVPRSSNNSLDNRETGTTSPPGEPLVRAPAGKPRCPPAISRLRVEKVEGGLAVAGVVVAANCQIVLPIFGFLFMLVGCVLTATSYRVRGENEEQEHYQERIAFTGNSRVLGPVCIVAGALMTIAGIVLCILMRAAQRRQRRLAFHCPIHGDFYPLSPQNTRKYSRSPSGIWLGIRSWLGLVEEGESPRCPRSAEPASPARADAPCPPPLPFLVPSDSVVGMASVLGAPLSPEATFGSIKSLAISREVASFPLSRSPTPPPLSCPPFKEEPMIQNDIPNAVTRPDFDCGSPTCNYRVVECKLTTTDEICRGVPMHASVHKASDRTRPTTVSITIPNEGKG from the exons GACAACGTCACCTCCAGGCGAGCCTCTAGTCCGAGCCCCAGCGGGCAAGCCAAGATGTCCGCCCGCCATCTCAAGGCTGCGCGTCGAGAAAGTTGAGGGCGGTCTGGCGGTTGCCGGCGTCGTAGTCGCCGCCAACTGCCAGATCGTCCTGCCCATATTCGGCTTCCTCTTCATGCTGGTTGGATGCGTGCTTACTG ctACGTCGTACCGTGTCCGTGGGGAAAATGAAGAGCAGGAGCATTATCAAGAACGCATCGCATTTACGGGAAACTCTCGGGTGCTCGGCCCCGTTTGCATAGTAGCTGGTGCACTAATGACAATTGCAG GTATCGTCCTATGCATACTGATGCGTGCAGCCCAGCGACGCCAAAGGAGGCTGGCATTCCACTGTCCCATTCACGGAGACTTCTATCCCTTGAGCCCACAGAATACCAGAAAATATTCCC GGAGTCCCAGCGGAATCTGGCTTGGTATCCGCAGCTGGCTCGGGCTGGTGGAGGAGGGCGAGTCCCCGCGCTGCCCGCGCTCCGCGGAGCCCGCGTCACCGGCCCGTGCTGACGCGCCTTGCCCGCCGCCTTTACCTTTCCTTGTGCCATCTGACTCCGTCGT GGGTATGGCGTCAGTTTTAGGAGCTCCGTTAAGCCCTGAAGCAACGTTTGGATCTATTAAGTCTCTCGCTATATCCAGAGAAGTGGCAAGCTTCCCACTTTCACGCTCTCCAACTCCACCCCCTCTGAG TTGTCCACCGTTCAAAGAAGAGCCAATGATCCAGAACGACATCCCGAATGCGGTGACTCGACCCGACTTCGACTGCGGGTCGCCGACGTGCAACTACAGAGTCGTCGAGTGCAAGCTCACGACCACCGACGAGATTTGCCGAGGCGTCCCCATGCATGCCAGCGTCCATAAGGCCTCAGACAGAACCAGACCAACCACAGTTTCCATCACGATACCTAACGAAGGAAAGGGCTAA
- the LOC125242688 gene encoding uncharacterized protein LOC125242688 isoform X3 — translation MTGEVCCNQIWTTSPPGEPLVRAPAGKPRCPPAISRLRVEKVEGGLAVAGVVVAANCQIVLPIFGFLFMLVGCVLTATSYRVRGENEEQEHYQERIAFTGNSRVLGPVCIVAGALMTIAGIVLCILMRAAQRRQRRLAFHCPIHGDFYPLSPQNTRKYSRSPSGIWLGIRSWLGLVEEGESPRCPRSAEPASPARADAPCPPPLPFLVPSDSVVGMASVLGAPLSPEATFGSIKSLAISREVASFPLSRSPTPPPLSCPPFKEEPMIQNDIPNAVTRPDFDCGSPTCNYRVVECKLTTTDEICRGVPMHASVHKASDRTRPTTVSITIPNEGKG, via the exons GACAACGTCACCTCCAGGCGAGCCTCTAGTCCGAGCCCCAGCGGGCAAGCCAAGATGTCCGCCCGCCATCTCAAGGCTGCGCGTCGAGAAAGTTGAGGGCGGTCTGGCGGTTGCCGGCGTCGTAGTCGCCGCCAACTGCCAGATCGTCCTGCCCATATTCGGCTTCCTCTTCATGCTGGTTGGATGCGTGCTTACTG ctACGTCGTACCGTGTCCGTGGGGAAAATGAAGAGCAGGAGCATTATCAAGAACGCATCGCATTTACGGGAAACTCTCGGGTGCTCGGCCCCGTTTGCATAGTAGCTGGTGCACTAATGACAATTGCAG GTATCGTCCTATGCATACTGATGCGTGCAGCCCAGCGACGCCAAAGGAGGCTGGCATTCCACTGTCCCATTCACGGAGACTTCTATCCCTTGAGCCCACAGAATACCAGAAAATATTCCC GGAGTCCCAGCGGAATCTGGCTTGGTATCCGCAGCTGGCTCGGGCTGGTGGAGGAGGGCGAGTCCCCGCGCTGCCCGCGCTCCGCGGAGCCCGCGTCACCGGCCCGTGCTGACGCGCCTTGCCCGCCGCCTTTACCTTTCCTTGTGCCATCTGACTCCGTCGT GGGTATGGCGTCAGTTTTAGGAGCTCCGTTAAGCCCTGAAGCAACGTTTGGATCTATTAAGTCTCTCGCTATATCCAGAGAAGTGGCAAGCTTCCCACTTTCACGCTCTCCAACTCCACCCCCTCTGAG TTGTCCACCGTTCAAAGAAGAGCCAATGATCCAGAACGACATCCCGAATGCGGTGACTCGACCCGACTTCGACTGCGGGTCGCCGACGTGCAACTACAGAGTCGTCGAGTGCAAGCTCACGACCACCGACGAGATTTGCCGAGGCGTCCCCATGCATGCCAGCGTCCATAAGGCCTCAGACAGAACCAGACCAACCACAGTTTCCATCACGATACCTAACGAAGGAAAGGGCTAA
- the LOC125242688 gene encoding uncharacterized protein LOC125242688 isoform X2 has product MLCLCQRSSMKGQPVWTTSPPGEPLVRAPAGKPRCPPAISRLRVEKVEGGLAVAGVVVAANCQIVLPIFGFLFMLVGCVLTATSYRVRGENEEQEHYQERIAFTGNSRVLGPVCIVAGALMTIAGIVLCILMRAAQRRQRRLAFHCPIHGDFYPLSPQNTRKYSRSPSGIWLGIRSWLGLVEEGESPRCPRSAEPASPARADAPCPPPLPFLVPSDSVVGMASVLGAPLSPEATFGSIKSLAISREVASFPLSRSPTPPPLSCPPFKEEPMIQNDIPNAVTRPDFDCGSPTCNYRVVECKLTTTDEICRGVPMHASVHKASDRTRPTTVSITIPNEGKG; this is encoded by the exons GACAACGTCACCTCCAGGCGAGCCTCTAGTCCGAGCCCCAGCGGGCAAGCCAAGATGTCCGCCCGCCATCTCAAGGCTGCGCGTCGAGAAAGTTGAGGGCGGTCTGGCGGTTGCCGGCGTCGTAGTCGCCGCCAACTGCCAGATCGTCCTGCCCATATTCGGCTTCCTCTTCATGCTGGTTGGATGCGTGCTTACTG ctACGTCGTACCGTGTCCGTGGGGAAAATGAAGAGCAGGAGCATTATCAAGAACGCATCGCATTTACGGGAAACTCTCGGGTGCTCGGCCCCGTTTGCATAGTAGCTGGTGCACTAATGACAATTGCAG GTATCGTCCTATGCATACTGATGCGTGCAGCCCAGCGACGCCAAAGGAGGCTGGCATTCCACTGTCCCATTCACGGAGACTTCTATCCCTTGAGCCCACAGAATACCAGAAAATATTCCC GGAGTCCCAGCGGAATCTGGCTTGGTATCCGCAGCTGGCTCGGGCTGGTGGAGGAGGGCGAGTCCCCGCGCTGCCCGCGCTCCGCGGAGCCCGCGTCACCGGCCCGTGCTGACGCGCCTTGCCCGCCGCCTTTACCTTTCCTTGTGCCATCTGACTCCGTCGT GGGTATGGCGTCAGTTTTAGGAGCTCCGTTAAGCCCTGAAGCAACGTTTGGATCTATTAAGTCTCTCGCTATATCCAGAGAAGTGGCAAGCTTCCCACTTTCACGCTCTCCAACTCCACCCCCTCTGAG TTGTCCACCGTTCAAAGAAGAGCCAATGATCCAGAACGACATCCCGAATGCGGTGACTCGACCCGACTTCGACTGCGGGTCGCCGACGTGCAACTACAGAGTCGTCGAGTGCAAGCTCACGACCACCGACGAGATTTGCCGAGGCGTCCCCATGCATGCCAGCGTCCATAAGGCCTCAGACAGAACCAGACCAACCACAGTTTCCATCACGATACCTAACGAAGGAAAGGGCTAA